GGCTCCATCGGCGCGTGCGCCAGGTAGGGAAACACGAACTCGGCTTCGAGCTTGCGCGGCGCGTTGGCCAGCGGCGCCATGTCGGCGTCGAACTTGCGGTTGCCGGGACGGCCGGCCAGTTCGCGGTACTGGGCCAGTTGCTTGTCGGAGTCCACCTTTTCCGCGGCGGCCGTGTCCCACTGCAGCTTCAGCGCGTCGCGGCCCAGCTTGGCCGGCCAGTAGCCGTCGGCCACCACGGCCACGCCTTCGGCACCGCGGTCCAGCGGAACGCGCACCACCGCCTTCACGCCCTTGATGGCGCGCGCGGCGCTGTCGTCCACGGACGCCAGGCGGGCACCGAACACCGGCGGATGCGCCACCACGGCCGTGAGCTGGCCCGGCTGCCGCACATCGATGCCGAAGTCCTGCCGCCCGCTGCTCTTGGCGCGCGCGTCCAGGCGCGTGGTCGCGCGGCCGATGATGCGGAAGTTCTTCGGGTCCTTCAGCGCGACCTTCTCGGGCACCGGCAGGGCCATGGCCGCCTCGGCCAGTTCGCCATAACCCAGCTTGCGGCCGCCTGGGCCGATCACCGTGCCGGCCTGCGTGCGCAGCGTGGCCACATCGACCTTCCAGCGCGCCGCCGCAGCCGACAGCAGCATGGCCCGGGCGCGCGCGCCCAGTTCGCGGTACTGCGTGAAGCTGTTCTTGATCGTGTTGGAGCCGCCGGTCAGGTGGATGCCGAAGAGCGGGTCGGCGTACGCGGCATCGTTGGTGCCGCTGCGGCTGCGCACCAGGGCCCAGTCGGCGTCCAGCTCCTCGGCCAGAATCATCGGCAGGCCGGTCTGCACGCCCTGGCCGAACTCGAGCCGATTGATCGTCACGGTGACTTCGCCGTTGGGCGCAATCTGCACGAAAGCCGAGGGCTGCTGCGTCGGCTTGAGGCCACCCGCGGCCGGCTTCGCGCCGTCGTCCTGCGCCATGGCCATGTGGGGGAAGGCGCCGAGCACGAGGCCGCCGGCGCCCGCCATCTTCAGGAAGCTTCGGCGGGGCAGCGTTGCGGCCTCGCCCGTGGAAGGCTGGGCCATCAGGCGCTGCAGCGCGCGCGGCAGTTCGTCGTAGTCGATGTGGGGCAACATGGTGGCGGCTCCTTAGGCGAGGTTGCGGGCCGCATCGGCCACGGCGGCGCGAATGCGCACATAGGTGCCACATCGGCAGATGTTGCCGGCCATGGCCGAATCGATCTCGTCCACGCTGGGCTGCTTGCCCTTGGGCAGCGACTTCAGGAATGCGGTCGCGCTCATGATCTGGCCGCTCTGGCAGTAGCCGCACTGCGCCACGTCGTGCTTGACCCACGCGGCATGCACGGATGCACCGACGGGGTCGCTGCCATCGGTGGCGGCTTCGATGGTGGTGATCTTCTTGCCCTCCGCGGCGGAAATCGGCGTGATGCACGAGCGGATCGCCTGGCCGTCCAGGTGCACGGTGCAGGCGCCGCACAGCGCGGCGCCGCAGCCGAACTTGGTGCCGGTCATGCCCAGCGTGTCGCGCAGCGCCCAGAGGATGGGGGTGCCGGGATCGGCATCGACCGCATGTTCGCGGCCATTGACGTGGAGCGTACTCATGTTCTTTTTCTCCGTGGGTGGTGAGGTGGGTGAGATCTGTTTACTTGGCGCCGTCGAGCAGCCACTGCGCGAGCGCCTGCAGGTCCGCATCGGGAACCTGGGCCTGCGGAGGCATCGGCATCGCACCCCACTTGCCCGTGCTGCCGGCCTTGATGCTGGCGGCCAGTTGCGCGGCCGTGCCCTTGCCGTCGCCGTACTTCGCGCCGATGTCCTTCCACGATGGCCCCACCACCTTGGTGGCGGGCTGGTGGCATGCGACGCACGAATACTTCTGCGCGAGCGCCAGGCTCGCGGCGGCGTGCTGCGGCCACATGGCGCCTGCACCAAGGCCCAGGACCATCGCGAGGGACGCGGTGATGGAGGCGGTCTTTTCTGTTTTCATCGTGGGATCGTGGAAAAAAGGAGTTGTCTGAATCGACGGATGGCCCTCGGCGCATGACACCGCACACAGGCCGGCCCATCGCGGGCCAGTGTCGGGTGAAGACCCTCCGGCCGTTTGCCCAATCCGCGCGTGTTCTTGCCTGAAACAACGAAACTGCGCCGGAAACGCGTGGCGACCGAAAGGCGCCAGCTAGACTTTTTCGTAGGCGTCATTCAAAAGGATTCAGATGGAAGCGGCACGGCCGGCGAAGCAAGAACCGTCAGGCGTCCTGGGCGACCTGGCGCGGGCCGTCGAGCGCATCGCGCAGAGCGACGGCGACCACCTCACCGCCATTCCCGAGCTCTCGCTGCACCGTCGCAGCGCCACGACCGATCCGATGCATTGCCTCTACGGCTTCGGCGTCGGCATCACCGTGAGCGGACAGAAGCGGGTCGCCCTCGGCGAGGAGGTGTTCGACTATTCGGCGGGCCAATCGCTGCTGACAACGGCCGACCTTCCTGTCGTGACGCACATCACCCACGCGAGCGCCGCGCAGCCCTTCATGGGCCTCATGCTCCGGCTCGATCCGCGCGCCATCGTGCAGGCGGCCGCCGAGATGGCATTGCCGCAGCCGACCAGGGATTGCAGCTACCGGGCCATGTCGCTCGGCGCCCTCGACACGACCCTGCTCGGCGCGGTGACGCGGCTCGTCGAACTGCTCGACGAGCCCCGGCTGCTGCCTCAGCTCGCGCCGCTGCTGCAGCGCGAAATCCTCGTGCGGCTGCTCGCCGGGCGCCATGGCCCGCAACTGCAGCGCCTCGTGGCGGTCGGCTCGCCGAGCCAGCAGGTGGTGCAGAGCATGGCCTGGCTCAAGATGAACTTCACGCAGCCCGTGCTCGCGG
This region of Variovorax sp. RKNM96 genomic DNA includes:
- a CDS encoding (2Fe-2S)-binding protein, coding for MSTLHVNGREHAVDADPGTPILWALRDTLGMTGTKFGCGAALCGACTVHLDGQAIRSCITPISAAEGKKITTIEAATDGSDPVGASVHAAWVKHDVAQCGYCQSGQIMSATAFLKSLPKGKQPSVDEIDSAMAGNICRCGTYVRIRAAVADAARNLA
- a CDS encoding AraC family transcriptional regulator, translating into MEAARPAKQEPSGVLGDLARAVERIAQSDGDHLTAIPELSLHRRSATTDPMHCLYGFGVGITVSGQKRVALGEEVFDYSAGQSLLTTADLPVVTHITHASAAQPFMGLMLRLDPRAIVQAAAEMALPQPTRDCSYRAMSLGALDTTLLGAVTRLVELLDEPRLLPQLAPLLQREILVRLLAGRHGPQLQRLVAVGSPSQQVVQSMAWLKMNFTQPVLADDLAASVHMSPSTFRQHFRAVAGMSPMQYLKQLRLQEARQLMLNQGIDAGTAGLRVGYESASQFSREYARLFGAPPLRDIRRMREMA
- a CDS encoding c-type cytochrome → MKTEKTASITASLAMVLGLGAGAMWPQHAAASLALAQKYSCVACHQPATKVVGPSWKDIGAKYGDGKGTAAQLAASIKAGSTGKWGAMPMPPQAQVPDADLQALAQWLLDGAK